One window of the Candidatus Falkowbacteria bacterium genome contains the following:
- a CDS encoding MBL fold metallo-hydrolase, with the protein MYITWLGHSCFKIQDKIGSDGVTLVTDPFDAKLGLKVPRLEADILTMSHDHHDHGNREAIKGTPYVIDTAGEFEIKDVAVEGVESFHDEHKGADRGKNIIYRIDMDDIVVVHLGDLGQPLEQKQLESLVGADILLIPVGGKYTIDAKRAVEVVSQIEPRIVIPMHYHVPGLKLDIEGVEKFVKELGIKPRYEEKLKIAKKDLPQDEMELVILNL; encoded by the coding sequence ATGTATATCACTTGGCTGGGCCACTCTTGTTTTAAAATTCAGGATAAAATCGGATCCGATGGCGTGACTTTAGTAACTGATCCATTTGATGCTAAGCTCGGCTTGAAGGTTCCGCGCTTGGAGGCGGACATCCTGACGATGTCGCACGACCACCATGATCACGGCAACCGTGAAGCGATCAAAGGCACGCCGTATGTTATCGATACTGCCGGAGAATTCGAGATTAAAGATGTGGCAGTTGAAGGCGTCGAGTCTTTCCATGATGAACACAAAGGAGCTGATCGCGGCAAGAATATCATTTATCGCATAGATATGGACGATATCGTGGTGGTGCACCTAGGCGACCTGGGGCAGCCGCTTGAGCAGAAGCAGTTGGAAAGCTTGGTCGGTGCGGATATATTGCTGATTCCAGTCGGAGGCAAATACACCATTGATGCCAAGAGAGCGGTCGAGGTGGTCAGTCAGATCGAACCGCGCATCGTCATCCCGATGCACTACCATGTTCCAGGCTTGAAATTGGATATCGAGGGCGTGGAAAAATTCGTCAAAGAACTCGGCATCAAGCCTCGCTACGAAGAGAAGCTGAAGATCGCTAAAAAAGATCTCCCTCAGGATGAGATGGAGCTGGTGATCTTGAATCTGTAA
- the gyrA gene encoding DNA gyrase subunit A translates to MTAWGIVEPQPIVEEMRKSYLDYAMSVIVSRALPDVRDGLKPVHRRILYAMWSIGLRSNAKFRKSATVVGEVLGKYHPHGDTAVYDSMVRMAQDFSMRYPLVRGQGNFGSIDGDSPAAMRYTEAKLAAIAEELIFDIDKDTVNFAPNYDGSQKEPRVMPAKLPQLLLNGTMGIAVGMSTNIPPHNLTELVNGINHLIDNPDSTVEDLMQFITGPDFPTGGVIYNKQDILQAYATGKGGIVMRGRAEIVENKAGNFQIVITEIPYQVNKSTLVEKIADLVKLKKLEGIKDLRDESDREGIRVVLDLKKEAYPKKILNALFKLTQLQEKFHVNMLALVDGIQPKVLTLKMVLEEYIKHRADVIRRRTQYELDKAKDRAHILEGLMVALHNIDAIIKTIKESKDRDVAKENLIKKFKLTERQAMAILEMRLAQLANLERIRIEQELKDKQKLIKELEGILKSPEKIRIIIKDETSALLDKFGDERRTRVVEHAIGDFSVEDLVPNEQAVVVMTRDGYIKRVSPETFKVQGRGGKGVIGTTTKEEDMVEFMFTIMTHSDVLFFTTKGRVFQLKGYDVPVASRTAKGNAIVNFLQLASDEKVTSVLPLDKIADKKFLFFATEKGLVKKTDLHAFDNVRRSGLIAIKIKEDDKLIWVKPTSGKDQVQLITAEGQAIRFEEADVRDMGRGAAGVFGMRLKKTDAIVGMGIIGTDKEKVKRSQVLTIMAHGFGKRTELALYKVQGRGGSGIRTAKVTDKTGKLVNAFVLDRDVMDDRDLVVISDKGQVIRLPYKSVPELGRDTQGVRLMRLKEGGDEVASVTWI, encoded by the coding sequence ATGACGGCTTGGGGCATCGTCGAGCCGCAGCCGATCGTCGAAGAGATGCGCAAGTCATATCTGGATTACGCCATGAGCGTGATCGTTTCGCGCGCCTTGCCGGATGTACGTGACGGCTTGAAACCAGTCCATCGCCGCATCCTGTATGCCATGTGGAGCATCGGCCTTCGTTCCAACGCCAAATTCCGCAAATCGGCGACCGTCGTCGGTGAAGTTTTGGGCAAATACCATCCGCACGGCGATACTGCGGTGTACGATTCGATGGTCAGAATGGCTCAGGACTTTTCCATGCGTTACCCGTTGGTCAGGGGCCAAGGCAACTTCGGTTCGATTGATGGAGACAGCCCGGCGGCCATGCGTTATACCGAGGCGAAGCTGGCAGCCATAGCTGAGGAGCTGATCTTCGACATCGACAAAGATACGGTCAATTTCGCGCCGAATTACGACGGTTCGCAGAAAGAGCCTCGCGTGATGCCGGCCAAGCTGCCGCAGCTGCTCTTGAACGGCACCATGGGCATCGCCGTCGGCATGTCCACCAATATTCCGCCACACAATCTGACCGAGCTGGTCAACGGCATTAATCATCTGATCGATAACCCCGACTCCACGGTCGAGGACCTGATGCAATTCATTACGGGCCCTGATTTTCCGACCGGAGGCGTCATTTACAATAAACAGGATATACTTCAGGCATATGCGACCGGCAAAGGCGGCATCGTCATGCGAGGCCGGGCCGAGATCGTCGAGAACAAGGCAGGCAATTTTCAGATTGTCATCACCGAAATCCCATACCAGGTGAACAAGTCCACGCTGGTAGAAAAGATCGCTGACCTGGTCAAACTCAAGAAGCTGGAAGGTATCAAGGATCTGCGCGACGAGTCCGATCGCGAAGGTATCCGCGTAGTCTTGGATCTGAAAAAAGAAGCATATCCGAAAAAGATCTTGAACGCCCTGTTCAAACTGACCCAGCTGCAGGAAAAATTCCACGTCAACATGCTGGCGCTGGTCGACGGCATCCAGCCTAAAGTCCTTACTTTGAAGATGGTGTTGGAAGAGTATATCAAACATCGCGCCGATGTGATCCGCCGCCGCACCCAATACGAACTCGACAAGGCCAAGGATCGCGCTCACATCTTGGAAGGTTTGATGGTCGCCTTGCACAACATCGATGCCATCATTAAGACTATCAAGGAGTCGAAAGACCGCGATGTCGCCAAAGAGAACTTAATCAAGAAGTTCAAATTGACCGAGCGCCAAGCCATGGCCATATTGGAGATGCGCCTGGCCCAGCTGGCCAACCTGGAACGCATCAGGATCGAGCAGGAATTGAAAGACAAGCAGAAACTGATCAAGGAATTGGAAGGAATATTGAAGTCACCCGAAAAGATCCGCATCATCATCAAGGACGAGACCAGCGCGCTTCTGGATAAATTCGGCGATGAACGTCGCACCCGTGTCGTCGAGCATGCCATAGGCGATTTTTCAGTCGAAGACCTGGTGCCGAATGAGCAGGCAGTGGTCGTTATGACCCGGGACGGTTACATCAAACGCGTTTCCCCGGAAACCTTCAAGGTGCAAGGACGCGGCGGCAAGGGAGTCATAGGCACGACAACCAAGGAAGAGGATATGGTCGAGTTCATGTTTACCATCATGACTCATTCCGATGTACTATTCTTCACCACCAAGGGCCGGGTCTTCCAGCTCAAGGGCTATGACGTGCCGGTGGCCTCGCGTACTGCCAAGGGCAACGCGATCGTCAATTTCCTCCAATTGGCTAGCGACGAGAAAGTGACTTCTGTCTTGCCTCTCGACAAGATAGCTGACAAGAAATTCCTGTTTTTTGCTACCGAGAAGGGGTTGGTTAAGAAGACGGATTTGCATGCTTTCGATAATGTCCGCCGCAGCGGCTTGATTGCCATAAAGATCAAGGAGGACGACAAGCTGATCTGGGTCAAGCCGACCAGCGGCAAAGACCAGGTCCAGCTGATCACCGCCGAAGGACAGGCTATCCGTTTTGAGGAGGCCGATGTCCGTGATATGGGACGCGGTGCGGCCGGCGTCTTCGGTATGCGCCTGAAGAAGACTGATGCTATCGTCGGCATGGGCATCATTGGCACCGATAAGGAAAAGGTCAAGCGATCGCAGGTCCTGACTATCATGGCTCACGGTTTTGGCAAAAGGACCGAACTCGCGTTGTACAAGGTTCAGGGAAGAGGCGGTTCCGGCATCCGTACTGCCAAGGTCACCGACAAGACCGGCAAGCTGGTCAACGCTTTCGTTTTGGATCGCGATGTCATGGACGACCGTGATTTGGTGGTGATTTCCGACAAGGGCCAAGTGATCCGTCTGCCTTACAAGAGCGTACCGGAACTTGGCCGCGACACGCAGGGTGTCCGCCTGATGCGGCTCAAAGAAGGCGGCGACGAGGTGGCCAGCGTAACTTGGATTTAA